A window of the Lactuca sativa cultivar Salinas chromosome 5, Lsat_Salinas_v11, whole genome shotgun sequence genome harbors these coding sequences:
- the LOC111908141 gene encoding protein BREVIS RADIX, with protein MLTCITCSKQQIEDGGEEVGARGTPSGKEAVKSLTAQIKDALKVSGTSKGKPPIGPSSYKKPPPHRAYPDFESISEGGAHYPYMQSGSTSSSTPAWDFTSNNDSHQTNAGFEPPRQSGHLVLEDEDEPKEWMAQVEPGVQITFVSLPNGGNDLKRIRFNREMFNKWQAQRWWGENYDRIMELYNVQRFNCQALNTPSQSEDGRDSSYSRLGSARESPMMTPSINKDWNNRNYYKPPDQGGAHHYNVGPSAYVAGGSKGEMSSMEASRTTTSSRDEASISVSNASDTESEWVEQDEPGVYITIRQLTDGTRELRRVRFSREKFGEVHAKTWWEQNRERIQSQYL; from the exons ATGCTGACGTGTATAACGTGTTCGAAGCAACAGATCGAAGATGGTGGAGAAGAAGTGGGAGCGCGTGGGACTCCTAGTGGAAAAGAAGCCGTCAAAAGCCTGACGGCGCAG ATAAAGGATGCATTAAAAGTGTCTGGAACTTCAAAGGGAAAACCACCAATAGGACCTAGCAGCTACAAAAAACCACCACCACATAGAGCTTACCCAGACTTTGAGAGTATATCTGAAGGGGGGGCCCACTACCCTTATATGCAATCAGGAAGCACTAGTTCTAGTACTCCAGCATGGGATTTCACTAGCAACAATGATTCACATCAAACAAATGCAGGATTCGAACCTCCAAGACAATCTGGTCATTTGGTTTTGGAAGATGAAGATGAGCCTAAAGAATGGATGGCTCAGGTTGAGCCAGGTGTCCAAATCACATTCGTTTCCTTGCCTAATGGTGGCAATGACCTTAAACGAATTCGTTTCAA CCGGGAGATGTTCAACAAATGGCAAGCTCAGAGGTGGTGGGGTGAGAATTATGACAGAATAATGGAACTTTACAATGTCCAGAGATTCAACTGCCAAGCTTTAAATACACCCTCCCAATCTGAAGATGGG agagattcttcctacTCACGACTTGGATCCGCAAGGGAGAGTCCAATGATGACACCATCAATCAACAAAGATTGGAACAACAGAAACTACTACAAACCCCCAGACCAAGGCGGGGCCCACCACTACAACGTGGGCCCCAGTGCCTACGTGGCAGGTGGGTCCAAGGGTGAGATGTCGTCCATGGAGGCATCAAGGACAACAACATCTTCAAGAGATGAGGCTTCGATTTCTGTTAGCAATGCAAGTGATACAGAGTCTGAATGGGTTGAGCAAGACGAACCAGGTGTTTATATTACCATCAGACAGTTGACAGATGGCACTAGAGAATTACGACGTGTTAGATTCAG TCGTGAAAAGTTTGGGGAAGTGCATGCAAAAACGTGGTGGGAACAAAACAGGGAGAGAATACAATCGCAATACCTTTAA